A single window of Coffea eugenioides isolate CCC68of chromosome 7, Ceug_1.0, whole genome shotgun sequence DNA harbors:
- the LOC113777370 gene encoding uncharacterized protein LOC113777370, translating to MRSTRSRSGRVPSTGAGQTSGAQQDRISEEPGSQRTQPNNEDAIAKMAEFVSDNPNIFEELGRYLKRQGKEKAESSKRRPTKSPEVPSGEDSEDGRLSRSTSRRASSKATSKIASISRAFSRGLLGKRAEDPPRRPGGLASDYMRAPPFTDDINGEMVPPNFKLPNLHTYDGRGDPEDHLRAFISAFRLYCVPDAVICRAFPIFLHGTARKWFWSLEPGSISSLDELIDRFIHRFVSSRPITKTSAYLLNLQQGQGESLRSYAQRFNEENVQIPDQNEQVTIAAFTNGLVAGIFNTEIHRQYPRTLRELWERVDQGIRSEDVNRMKREAQASRTGQDPRRRKDTGRGEPGPSGTSNQPRDRRSVFDRIVKGRSSTSDAELTPLNSSRTHVLAVMRQNHLGRNPPEIPGRRDKRNSNLYCAYHRDVGHETEDCNDLKREIENLIRQGYLKQFVRKDGGFNRSVSHRENRGPRRDDRRDTNMHCRGPEDRREDKQPPRDGSPGYGPNIAGVINTIAGGPTGGDSQNSRKRTYRQAEMEVAEPSSRLSEVITYGPADPVPAASSNHEALVIEVLTNNYVVKKVYVDPGSSVDVLYYRTFEDLKLTREQLTPVRTPLVGFGGHVVHPEGMLTLVVTIGRHPRCRTVPVSFAVVKADSPYNMLIGRPTLNALRAVYSTYHLSFKFPTSAGVAEVSSDVGAARECYLATIQAAVTHRPSPRSEEKRPAVLSIDRIDPQKAEEPNRLEPGDEVELVVVDEAKPDQVVQVGAGLPSPLKEEMISLIKDHRDVFAWSADEVVGVPPELMTHQLNVDPQARPVRQKRRHFGPERSQAISDEVDKLLPAKMIHEVQYPAWLSNPVMVKKDTGGWRMCVDFTDLNKACPKDCYPLPRIDALVDAAMGYEILCFLDAFKGYHQIGMSEEDQEKTAFYTDRGTYCYTTMPFGLKNAGATYQRLINRLFQNQIGRNVEAYVDDILVKSLATSSFLSDVREVFGVLRDSRMKLNPKKCVFGVTSGKFLGYLVSHRGIEANPDKVKAIQDMSPPRNIREVQRLNGRLAALNRFLSQSAEKALPFFKVLKKADQFAWTEECQAAFDKLKQYLHHLPTLASPRPEEKLYLYLSAADEAVSAVLIRDEGTQVPVYYPLRQILVRPEASGRLTKWAVELGEYDLSYEPRTAIKAQALADFLAELTFTEGPESTFSLAGVSTPSLWTLYVDGSSNGDGSGAGLLLEGPQGEVCSYALRFGFPATNNEAEYEALIAGFQLARRLGAQQIHVRSDSQLVVRQVLGEYEAKDETMQRYLSKVHQLTAYFESFEIQRIPRSQNKRADALSRLASTSFSDLNKTVLVEVLSEPGYVGEVACPVHSEESWMTPFILFLGQGVLPEDRAEARKIQRKAARYALRDGELYKRSYLGPWLRCVTPETGRHVLQEIHEGLCEAHVGHRMLAKKALLLGYFWPSVRQDAQNLVLGCHSCQVHAPEYHQPANFMVPITSPWPFEQWGTDIIGPFPRAVGGHTFLVTAVDYFTKWVEAEPLRTITGLAIQKFFWKCIVCRFGIPQVIISDNGRQFAENPFKTWCTNLGIKQHFTSVGHPQANGQAENFNRTLLHGLKTRLHQAGTSWVEELPSVLWSYRTTPRSATQETPFSLTYGAEAVIPAEILTPSPRLAAYAAEVNDEERQLDLDLVDERRDLASARIASYKSTVAHYYNARVRHRRFQPGDLVLRKNSVSRAEPQGKLCPKWEGPYRVVESDLKGYCKLSYRDGSLVPRSWHAENLKMYCA from the exons ATGAGATCCACGCGCTCCAGAAGCGGAAGAGTTCCCTCAACTGGGGCTGGGCAGACCTCGGGTGCCCAGCAAGACCGCATATCTGAAGAGCCAGGGTCCCAAAGGACCCAGCCCAACAATGAGGACGCCATCGCCAAGATGGCCGAGTTTGTATCAGACAACCCTAACATTTTTGAGGAGCTAGGAAGGTACCTCAAAAggcagggaaaagaaaaagccgaGTCTTCCAAGAGGAGACCGACGAAGTCCCCTGAAGTGCCCTCAGGCGAGGACTCCGAAGATGGGCGTCTATCTCGGAGCACCTCCAGGCGAGCCTCATCCAAGGCAACCTCCAAGATTGCCTCCATCTCCCGAGCGTTTTCTCGGGGACTACTGGGAAAACGAGCCGAGGACCCACCTCGGCGTCCCGGAGGCCTGGCTTCTGACTACATGAGGGCTCCGCCCTTCACGGATGACATCAATGGGGAGATGGTGCCCCCGAACTTTAAGCTACCAAATTTGCACACCTATGACGGCCGAGGTGACCCCGAGGATCACCTCCGCGCCTTCATCTCCGCATTCCGACTTTACTGCGTCCCTGACGCCGTGATCTGTCGGGCTTTCCCCATCTTCCTGCACGGGACCGCCCGGAAATGGTTCTGGAGTTTAGAACCAGGGAGCATTTCCTCCCTAGATGAGCTGATAGACCGGTTCATCCACCGCTTTGTGTCGTCTCGACCAATAACAAAGACTTCAGCTTACCTCTTGAACCTGCAACAGGGTCAGGGCGAGTCACTTCGCTCGTACGCCCAAAGGTTCAACGAGGAGAATGTACAGATACCTGACCAGAACGAGCAAGTAACTATTGCTGCCTTCACCAACGGGTTAGTGGCCGGGATCTTCAACACCGAAATCCATCGGCAGTACCCCCGTACACTTCGGGAGCTCTGGGAAAGAGTGGACCAGGGAATCCGAAGTGAAGATGTAAATCGCATGAAACGAGAAGCCCAAGCATCTCGTACTGGGCAAGATCCGCGGAGGAGGAAAGACACTGGCCGAGGTGAACCAGGCCCAAGTGGCACTTCAAACCAACCCCGAGACCGCCGAAGTGTCTTCGACCGGATCGTGAAAGGCAGATCGTCCACCTCGGACGCCGAGCTGACGCCCCTCAATTCGAGCCGGACCCACGTCCTGGCTGTGATGAGGCAGAATCACCTCGGCCGCAACCCTCCCGAAATTCCGGGGAGGAGAGATAAGAGGAACTCGAACCTCTACTGTGCCTACCACCGTGATGTAGGACACGAGACTGAGGACTGCAATGACCTGAAGCGGGAAATCGAAAATTTGATCCGGCAAGGATACCTGAAGCAATTCGTCCGCAAGGATGGAGGCTTCAACCGAAGCGTCTCCCACCGGGAGAACCGGGGCCCCCGCCGAGACGACCGACGGGACACGAACATGCATTGCCGAGGTCCCGAAGACCGTAGGGAGGACAAGCAGCCCCCACGCGATGGCTCACCGGGCTACGGCCCCAACATCGCCGGGGTGATCAACACCATCGCGGGAGGACCAACGGGAGGAGACAGCCAGAACTCCCGGAAGCGGACCTACCGCCAGGCCGAGATGGAGGTGGCCGAGCCGAGCTCTCGGCTGTCCGAGGTCATCACCTACGGCCCCGCTGACCCCGTTCCTGCGGCCTCCAGCAATCATGAagctcttgtgattgaagtccTCACCAACAACTACGTAGTCAAAAAGGTCTACGTAGACCCCGGAAGCTCGGTAGACGTCTTGTACTACCGGACTTTCGAAGATTTGAAGCTGACAAGGGAGCAACTCACTCCTGTCAGAACTCCCCTCGTGGGATTCGGGGGACACGTCGTCCACCCGGAAGGCATGTTGACCCTGGTGGTAACAATCGGGCGTCATCCACGCTGCCGAACTGTGCCTGTCAGTTTTGCAGTGGTCAAAGCAGACTCCCCCTACAATATGCTGATAGGCCGGCCCACGCTCAATGCCTTGAGAGCCGTATACTCCACCTACCACCTGAGCTTTAAATTCCCAACATCTGCGGGGGTGGCCGAGGTAAGCAGCGATGTGGGCGCCGCCCGGGAGTGCTACCTCGCCACCATTCAAGCAGCAGTCACCCACCGGCCCTCACCGAGGTCAGAAGAAAAGAGGCCAGCGGTCCTCTCCATAGACCGCATCGACCCTCAGAAGGCAGAAGAGCCCAACAGGCTGGAGCCCGGGGATGAGGTGGAACTGGTGGTAGTGGATGAAGCGAAACCTGACCAAGTGGTCCAAGTAGGGGCTGGACTACCCTCACccctgaaagaagaaatgatctCCCTGATCAAAGACCACCGAGACGTCTTCGCGTGGTCCGCGGATGAAGTGGTCGGAGTGCCACCCGAACTCATGACCCACCAACTCAACGTTGACCCACAGGCCCGACCTGTGCGACAGAAACGAAGGCACTTCGGCCCCGAACGTAGTCAGGCCATATCGGATGAGGTCGACAAGCTCTTGCCGGCCAAGATGATCCACGAAGTCCAATATCCCGCCTGGCTGTCCAATCCAGTCATGGTCAAAAAGGACACCGGTGGATGGAGAATGTGTGTCGACTTCACCGACCTCAACAAGgcctgccccaaagattgctatcCTCTGCCGAGAATAGACGCCCTCGTCGACGCGGCGATGGGGTATGAAATCCTCTGCTTCCTAGATGCCTTCAAAGGGTACCACCAAATAGGAATGAGTGAGGAGGACCAAGAGAAAACGGCGTTCTACACCGACCGAGGTACTTATTGTTACACTACCATGCCCTTCGGGCTAAAGAACGCCGGGGCGACCTACCAAAGGCTGATCAACCGACTCTTCCAGAATCAGATCGGCCGCAATGTGGAGGCCTATGTGGATGACATCCTCGTTAAAAGCCTCGCCACTTCATCCTTTCTGTCAGACGTGAGGGAAGTCTTTGGTGTCCTGCGAGACTCGAGGATGAAGCTGAATCCCAAGAAGTGCGTCTTCGGCGTCACCTCGGGAAAATTCTTGGGGTATCTGGTTTCCCACCGGGGAATCGAGGCCAACCCCGACAAGGTGAAAGCCATTCAGGACATGTCTCCACCTCGGAACATCCGAGAAGTCCAACGGCTAAATGGACGCCTGGCCGCGCTGAATCGCTTCCTGTCCCAATCAGCTGAGAAAGCTCTGCCCTTCTTTAAGGTGCTCAAGAAGGCTGATCAGTTTGCCTGGACGGAAGAGTGCCAGGCTGCTTTCGACAAACTGAAGCAATACCTCCATCACCTACCCACTCTCGCTTCACCTCGGCCCGAGGAGAagctctacctctacctctccGCAGCCGATGAGGCCGTCAGCGCTGTTCTTATCCGGGATGAGGGCACCCAAGTGCCCGTCTACTAT CCTCTCCGACAGATACTGGTTCGACCCGAGGCCTCCGGGCGCCTCACTAAGTGGGCCGTCGAGTTAGGGGAGTACGACCTGTCGTATGAGCCGCGCACCGCCATAAAAGCTCAAGCCTTAGCCgacttcttggccgagctcacCTTCACGGAAGGTCCAGAGTCCACCTTTTCCCTTGCCGGGGTGAGCACCCCATCCCTGTGGACATTGTATGTGGATGGATCCTCTAATGGGGACGGTAGCGGAGCTGGACTTCTCCTGGAAGGACCTCAGGGAGAAGTGTGCTCTTACGCCCTCCGCTTTGGCTTCCCAGCCACCAATAATGAAGCCGAGTACGAGGCCTTAATCGCTGGATTTCAGCTGGCCCGAAGGCTCGGCGCACAACAAATCCACGTCCGCAGTGACTCCCAACTCGTCGTACGCCAAGTCCTTGGTGAGTATGAGGCCAAGGATGAGACCATGCAACGATACCTCTCCAAAGTACACCAACTCACGGCGTACTTCGAGTCCTTCGAAATCCAAAGAATACCCCGTTCCCAGAATAAGCGAGCCGACGCCTTATCCCGGCTGGCTTCTACGTCATTCTCTGACCTCAACAAAACTGTCTTAGTGGAAGTCCTGAGTGAACCAGGATACGTGGGAGAGGTGGCCTGCCCCGTGCACTCTGAAGAATCATGGATGACCCCGTTCATCCTTTTCTTGGGTCAAGGAGTCCTCCCTGAAGACCGAGCCGAGGCGAGAAAAATACAACGCAAGGCGGCTCGGTACGCTCTCCGCGATGGAGAGCTGTACAAACGTTCCTACCTCGGCCCATGGCTGAGGTGTGTCACTCCCGAGACAGGACGCCACGTCCTTCAAGAGATCCACGAGGGCTTGTGTGAAGCTCACGTCGGCCACAGAATGCTAGCCAAGAAGGCTCTGCTTCTTGGATATTTCTGGCCCTCGGTTCGACAAGACGCCCAGAACCTCGTTCTCGGCTGCCATTCCTGCCAAGTCCACGCGCCCGAGTATCACCAGCCCGCCAACTTCATGGTTCCCATCACTTCACCCTGGCCATTCGAGCAATGGGGGACAGACATCATAGGTCCTTTCCCCAGAGCCGTCGGGGGTCATACCTTCCTGGTAACCGCTGTGGATTACTTcaccaaatgggttgaagccGAGCCACTGAGGACCATCACCGGGCTGGcaattcaaaaattcttttggaaatgcATCGTCTGCCGCTTCGGCATACCACAGGTAATCATCTCGGATAATGGGAGGCAATTTGCCGAGAACCCCTTTAAAACTTGGTGCACAAACCTTGGCATCAAACAACATTTCACTTCGGTAGGCCACCCCCAGGCCAACGGCCAAGCAGAAAACTTCAACCGAACTCTCTTGCATGGCCTCAAGACTCGACTACACCAAGCTGGAACATCTTGGGTCGAAGAACTCCCTAGTGTCCTTTGGTCTTATCGGACCACGCCGAGGTCGGCCACGCAAGAGACCCCCTTCTCTTTAACATACGGAGCCGAGGCTGTCATCCCTGCCGAGATCCTTACCCCCAGCCCTCGGCTCGCAGCCTATGCAGCCGAGGTTAACGACGAAGAAAGGCAGTTGGATCTCGACCTCGTCGATGAGCGAAGGGACCTCGCCTCAGCCCGGATAGCTTCCTACAAGAGCACAGTGGCACACTACTACAATGCCCGTGTCAGGCACCGTCGATTCCAGCCTGGAGACTTGGTTCTGAGGAAAAACTCAGTCAGCCGAGCTGAACCGCAAGGGAAACTATGCCCGAAGTGGGAAGGCCCTTACCGAGTTGTGGAGTCTGATCTCAAGGGATATTGTAAACTGAGCTACCGAGATGGCTCACTAGTGCCGAGGTCTTGGCACGCCGAGAACCTCAAAATGTATTGTGCTTGA
- the LOC113777371 gene encoding STOREKEEPER protein-like — protein MDKPSSVSAATAGMVWSDEQVTKLLQCMIEFKAKKGVDADSDPTVFHQFFEQEFQFGYSKSQVYEKVRRLKMKYFNNLKKFEKVGKDTGISKAKFQTLNISRQISSGGAGAGDFESKYPLSSRSFEVDSRGVMKFGGKTADELSFLKENMHLIGDDKAKELERKWKLLHAEYFFKSLELMKEQTRMVLEATMRKK, from the coding sequence ATGGATAAGCCTTCTTCAGTTTCAGCCGCTACTGCAGGCATGGTTTGGAGTGATGAACAAGTGACTAAACTTCTCCAGTGCATGATCGAGTTTAAGGCTAAGAAAGGGGTTGATGCTGATTCTGATCCAACAGTTTTTCATCAGTTTTTTGAACAGGAGTTTCAATTTGGATATTCCAAAAGTCAGGTATATGAGAAGGTGAGGCGTTTGAAGAtgaaatatttcaataatttgaagaaatttgagaaagttgGGAAGGACACTGGTATTTCCAAGGCTAAGTTTCAAACATTGAACATTTCAAGACAGATTTCAAGTGGTGGAGCTGGTGCTGGTGATTTTGAGTCGAAATATCCTCTTTCAAGCCGGTCATTTGAAGTAGATTCCAGAGGCGTAATGAAATTTGGAGGTAAAACTGCTGATGAACTTAGCTTCTTGAAAGAGAACATGCATTTGATTGGTGATGACAAAGCAAAGGAATTGGAGCGAAAGTGGAAGTTATTGCATGCGGAGTATTTCTTTAAAAGTTTGGAATTGATGAAAGAGCAAACTCGTATGGTGTTGGAAGCCACAATGAGAAAGAAGTAA